The following coding sequences are from one Mesorhizobium onobrychidis window:
- a CDS encoding DUF1491 family protein has product MRVTTDLWVSALLRRVFGAGGFAAVVKRGATEAGAVFLLARGRMGEVALFGPAPQTSYDSAKPDDRFFSLLGAGDDATVFDARLEREKRFDPDIWVVEIEAGAVPVEELISVKSL; this is encoded by the coding sequence ATGCGCGTAACCACCGATCTGTGGGTGTCGGCCCTATTGCGCCGGGTTTTCGGCGCTGGCGGCTTCGCCGCCGTGGTCAAGCGCGGCGCGACCGAGGCCGGCGCGGTCTTCTTGCTGGCGCGTGGCCGCATGGGCGAGGTTGCCTTGTTTGGACCGGCGCCGCAGACGAGCTACGATTCGGCCAAACCCGACGACCGTTTCTTCAGTCTGCTCGGCGCCGGTGACGATGCCACCGTTTTTGACGCACGACTGGAAAGGGAGAAGAGATTCGATCCCGACATCTGGGTCGTCGAGATCGAGGCCGGCGCTGTTCCCGTCGAGGAACTTATTTCCGTCAAGTCGCTCTAA
- a CDS encoding peptidoglycan-binding domain-containing protein, which produces MARSAKQPKTVKRRGIAFQGGAVAVGSLISRNPVLVGGSTAFLVTLFYVSANALWYQPFPHADAFFATRSIESFPRAGADEPETTINIVRPGSAPIKSDPVVEQIQGILKDLDFYSGTVDGISGPNTRKAIQAYQQKVGLNASGEIDSVLLDQLGTTPTASTVVPHPAPRPDDLAAIPVSASAPADAPAQAPDARIIKIQAGLKAFGNDDMQLDGVVGARTKAAIKEFQSLFGLPETGEPDEVVYVKMREIGLTN; this is translated from the coding sequence ATGGCTCGCTCCGCAAAACAGCCTAAGACGGTCAAGCGCCGCGGCATTGCCTTCCAGGGGGGCGCGGTCGCGGTCGGCAGCCTGATCTCGCGCAATCCGGTTCTGGTCGGCGGTTCGACCGCCTTCCTGGTGACGCTGTTCTACGTCTCGGCGAACGCCCTGTGGTATCAGCCTTTTCCTCATGCCGACGCGTTTTTTGCGACCAGGAGCATAGAGAGCTTTCCTCGAGCAGGCGCCGACGAACCCGAAACCACCATCAACATCGTGCGGCCGGGCTCGGCCCCGATCAAGAGTGATCCGGTCGTCGAGCAGATCCAGGGCATATTGAAGGACCTAGATTTCTATTCCGGCACGGTCGACGGCATTTCTGGCCCCAACACGCGTAAGGCCATACAAGCCTATCAGCAGAAGGTCGGGCTCAACGCTTCCGGTGAGATCGACAGCGTTCTGCTCGATCAACTGGGCACCACGCCAACCGCCTCGACGGTCGTGCCGCATCCGGCACCTCGTCCGGACGACCTGGCCGCGATTCCCGTCTCTGCTTCGGCGCCGGCAGATGCGCCGGCGCAGGCACCCGACGCCCGTATCATCAAGATCCAGGCTGGGCTGAAGGCATTCGGCAATGACGATATGCAACTCGACGGCGTGGTCGGGGCCCGCACCAAGGCAGCGATCAAGGAGTTCCAGTCGCTGTTCGGGCTGCCGGAGACCGGCGAGCCCGACGAGGTCGTCTACGTCAAGATGCGCGAGATCGGCCTGACCAACTGA
- a CDS encoding ATP-binding protein, with the protein MVHPSILGQNDRRCQRRFIGVMLAAPFFAAGAAITLVTSGMGAAVTMAAIFATFGLCWFAALLVAASGKMAFAGQVALVMGSLALAGVIAAAGGLASPVAMLVVALPFEAWWMGASRRAALWGAIAAFVAILLQAFAGSVFPFGPAEITAWHWLLPLGWALTLVPRVARLGNPAGVQLDPATDDRLENIIDAVVLRAGRHGEVLDASAKARTILKLQPELLFGSGLFDRIHLSDRVAYLSALADMRDGASARRLDLRVRLPQNGNGPTADNYRPFSLELMRAEQEDVFALVLRENDELAGLREELAAAKEAAASAEVAKGRFLAVVSHELRTPLNAIIGFSDMLLHEMFGTFKDPRQKEYVGLVKESGQHLLAVVTSILDVSRIEAGAYATEPEPFRFVEAVEMCQSMMRLQAEAKNIDLQAQIAPDAGEINADRRAVQQILINLVSNAIKFTPDGGDVVVGAKRIGSRLHFWVRDTGIGIAEEDFANLGKPFMQIQNDYTRRFEGTGLGLSLVKGLVALHEGTMSIESMPGEGTTVTISLPVNGPKGRSTDKPGVLPMPAAKAETKGDRHGSLRKTA; encoded by the coding sequence ATGGTTCATCCGTCCATCCTCGGACAGAACGACCGCCGGTGCCAGCGCCGGTTTATCGGTGTCATGCTGGCCGCTCCGTTCTTTGCGGCAGGCGCAGCGATCACGCTGGTCACCTCGGGCATGGGCGCGGCCGTGACCATGGCTGCGATCTTTGCGACTTTCGGCCTCTGCTGGTTTGCCGCCTTGCTGGTGGCGGCATCGGGCAAGATGGCGTTCGCCGGCCAGGTCGCCCTGGTGATGGGCAGTCTTGCTCTTGCCGGTGTCATTGCCGCGGCGGGCGGTCTGGCCTCGCCGGTCGCCATGCTTGTCGTGGCGCTGCCGTTCGAAGCCTGGTGGATGGGCGCGTCTCGTCGCGCTGCACTCTGGGGCGCCATAGCTGCATTTGTCGCTATCCTGCTGCAGGCTTTTGCCGGTTCTGTTTTCCCGTTCGGCCCGGCGGAAATCACCGCTTGGCATTGGCTGCTGCCGCTGGGTTGGGCGCTCACCCTCGTTCCGCGCGTCGCGAGACTTGGCAATCCGGCCGGCGTGCAGCTTGATCCGGCGACCGACGATCGGCTCGAAAACATCATCGACGCCGTTGTCCTGCGGGCAGGCAGGCATGGCGAGGTTCTGGATGCGTCGGCAAAGGCGCGCACGATCCTGAAGCTGCAGCCGGAACTGCTGTTCGGTAGCGGCCTGTTCGACCGTATCCATCTGTCCGATCGCGTCGCGTACCTCAGCGCGCTGGCCGATATGCGCGATGGCGCGTCGGCGCGTCGGCTCGATCTTCGCGTCCGACTTCCGCAAAACGGCAACGGCCCAACGGCGGACAATTACCGGCCGTTTTCCCTTGAACTGATGCGGGCGGAGCAGGAGGATGTCTTCGCGCTCGTCCTGCGCGAGAACGACGAACTCGCCGGCTTGCGCGAAGAGCTTGCCGCTGCGAAAGAGGCGGCCGCGTCTGCCGAAGTGGCGAAGGGACGGTTTCTGGCGGTCGTCAGCCACGAGCTTCGCACGCCGTTGAACGCCATCATCGGTTTTTCCGACATGCTGCTGCATGAGATGTTCGGCACCTTCAAGGATCCGCGCCAGAAGGAATATGTCGGCCTGGTCAAGGAGTCCGGCCAGCATTTGCTTGCCGTCGTCACCTCGATACTCGACGTGTCGAGGATCGAAGCCGGCGCCTATGCAACCGAGCCGGAACCGTTCCGTTTCGTGGAAGCGGTCGAAATGTGCCAGTCGATGATGCGCTTGCAGGCCGAGGCAAAGAATATCGATCTGCAGGCTCAGATCGCACCGGATGCCGGCGAGATAAACGCCGATCGTCGTGCCGTGCAGCAGATACTCATCAACCTAGTCTCCAATGCCATCAAGTTCACGCCCGATGGCGGCGATGTCGTCGTCGGCGCCAAGCGGATCGGCTCGCGACTGCATTTCTGGGTCAGGGACACCGGCATCGGCATCGCCGAGGAAGACTTTGCCAATCTTGGCAAGCCGTTCATGCAGATCCAGAACGACTATACGCGCCGCTTCGAGGGAACCGGGCTCGGCCTGTCACTGGTGAAGGGCCTGGTGGCGCTGCACGAGGGCACGATGTCGATCGAAAGCATGCCGGGCGAGGGCACCACGGTCACGATCAGCTTGCCGGTGAACGGACCGAAGGGACGTTCGACGGACAAGCCCGGCGTGCTGCCAATGCCTGCGGCGAAGGCGGAGACGAAAGGGGACAGGCATGGCTCGCTCCGCAAAACAGCCTAA
- a CDS encoding DUF5330 domain-containing protein, which produces MGFLIRMAFWFSLVLLALPLNVGSNETGYQSVGPIQALFAAREAVGDIAGICERKPDVCETGKSAMHTITARAKETAKIAAAMLDDKTAEPDTATTTGSVPEDIVLPAKVDLPAKN; this is translated from the coding sequence ATGGGCTTTCTGATCAGAATGGCTTTCTGGTTTTCGCTGGTGCTTCTGGCGCTGCCGCTGAATGTCGGCTCGAACGAGACAGGCTACCAAAGCGTCGGGCCGATCCAGGCCTTGTTTGCGGCACGCGAAGCGGTCGGCGACATCGCCGGCATATGCGAGCGCAAGCCCGACGTCTGCGAGACCGGCAAATCCGCAATGCACACGATCACCGCCCGGGCCAAGGAGACCGCCAAGATCGCAGCCGCCATGTTGGACGACAAGACCGCCGAACCCGACACGGCGACAACGACCGGCAGCGTGCCCGAAGACATCGTGTTGCCGGCGAAAGTCGACTTGCCGGCGAAAAACTGA
- a CDS encoding SufE family protein yields the protein MTTTIQTIRDDFSLLDEWEDRYRYVIELGEALPPFPDEERNPANKVPGCVSQVWLTTEYGPGPDPVVTFAGDSDAHIVRGLVAIMLALFSRRPASEIQKTDAEATLKALGLDEHLSPQRANGLRSMVKRIKRDAEAALIRPRDCPA from the coding sequence ATGACTACGACGATCCAAACGATCCGCGACGACTTCTCCCTGCTTGACGAGTGGGAAGACCGCTATCGCTATGTGATCGAACTGGGCGAGGCCCTGCCCCCGTTTCCCGATGAGGAACGGAACCCTGCCAACAAGGTGCCCGGCTGCGTCAGCCAGGTTTGGCTGACCACCGAATATGGACCGGGCCCCGACCCAGTCGTTACCTTCGCCGGCGATTCGGACGCCCATATCGTGCGCGGCCTCGTCGCTATCATGCTGGCGCTGTTTTCCAGACGACCCGCCAGCGAGATCCAGAAAACCGACGCTGAAGCCACGCTGAAGGCACTCGGCCTCGACGAGCACCTGTCGCCGCAACGCGCCAATGGTCTTCGTTCCATGGTCAAGCGCATCAAGCGCGACGCCGAGGCGGCGTTGATTAGGCCGCGCGATTGCCCCGCATGA
- a CDS encoding MucR family transcriptional regulator, whose protein sequence is MDIIETPSRNSDALIELTADVVAAYVSNNPVPVGELPSLIADVHAALGRVGGASEQPPADKQKPAVNPKRSVHDDYIVCLEDGKKFKSLKRHLMTHYGLTPDEYREKWGLDASYPMVAPNYAAARSQLAKKMGLGRKRKGR, encoded by the coding sequence ATGGATATTATCGAAACACCTTCCAGAAATAGTGATGCGCTGATCGAATTGACGGCCGACGTCGTAGCCGCCTATGTCAGCAACAATCCGGTGCCGGTCGGCGAGCTGCCGAGCCTCATCGCCGATGTCCATGCCGCCCTCGGGCGCGTGGGCGGGGCCAGTGAACAGCCTCCTGCCGACAAGCAGAAGCCGGCAGTAAACCCGAAACGCTCCGTCCATGACGACTACATCGTCTGTCTTGAAGACGGCAAGAAGTTCAAGTCGCTGAAGCGTCACTTGATGACCCATTACGGTCTGACGCCGGACGAGTATCGTGAAAAATGGGGCCTGGACGCAAGCTACCCGATGGTTGCCCCCAACTATGCTGCCGCCCGCTCACAGCTCGCCAAGAAGATGGGTCTCGGCCGCAAGCGCAAGGGGCGCTGA
- a CDS encoding S9 family peptidase: MTRTPAFPTASSPQPEKRPVFDLHHGVTRTDDYAWLRADNWQEMFRDPSLLDSQIRAHLEAENTYQAALMADTAQLRKQLFKEMKGRIKEDDSSVPMKDGPYAYGSSFKLGGEQPRYFRTPRDGGDQQILLDGDLEAEGKAYFRLGGVDHSADHGKLLWAFDDKGSEFFTLRVRDLTSGKELPDRIPDTGGGGVWDPGNDGFFYTRLDPNHRPSKVLFHALGDSPENDRLIYEETDPGFFMNVGGTRSNEWIMVGINDHETSEYRIMSASEPFAEPKLVSPRETGLQYDLEEGGDIFFILTNADGAKDFKIMTAPASDPVRANWQEMVPHEAGRLILSVIGFKDHMVRLERKEGLPRIVVRDRKSGEEHLISFDEEAFSLGLSGSYEYDTEIMRFSYSSMTTPAQVFDYNMRTRERVLLKTQEVPSGHDPDHYVTRRLMAPAADGELVPISLIHHRDTPLDGSAPCLLYGYGSYGITVPAAFNTNLFSLVDRGFVYAIAHIRGGKDKGYGWYDDGKRAHKMNTFTDFIAVAHHLVAERYTAHDRIVAQGGSAGGMLMGAIANMAPECFGGIVAEVPFVDVLTTMLDATLPLTPPEWPEWGNPIAAEEDYRTIAAYSPYDNIAALDYPPILALAGLTDPRVTYWEPAKWVARLRDRKTGDNPVLFKINMDSGHAGASGRFSRLEEIAFTYAFALKVAGKADLATTTAPPILLDAQRAL; encoded by the coding sequence ATGACCCGAACCCCAGCATTTCCGACTGCCAGTTCGCCGCAACCAGAGAAGCGACCGGTCTTCGACCTACATCATGGAGTAACCCGGACGGACGACTATGCCTGGCTGAGAGCCGACAATTGGCAAGAGATGTTCAGGGATCCGTCCCTGCTCGACAGCCAGATCCGCGCTCATCTCGAGGCCGAGAACACCTATCAGGCGGCGTTGATGGCCGACACCGCCCAGTTGCGGAAGCAACTTTTCAAGGAGATGAAGGGCCGCATCAAGGAAGACGATTCTTCCGTGCCGATGAAGGATGGGCCGTATGCCTATGGGTCATCTTTCAAGCTTGGCGGCGAGCAGCCGCGTTATTTCCGCACGCCGCGCGATGGCGGCGACCAGCAGATCCTGCTCGACGGCGACCTCGAGGCCGAAGGCAAGGCCTATTTTCGCCTCGGTGGCGTCGACCATTCGGCCGATCACGGCAAGCTCCTGTGGGCGTTCGACGACAAGGGCTCCGAATTCTTCACGCTTCGTGTGCGCGATCTTACCAGCGGCAAGGAACTGCCGGACAGGATTCCGGACACAGGTGGCGGCGGCGTGTGGGATCCCGGCAACGACGGATTCTTCTACACCCGCCTCGATCCCAACCACCGTCCCTCCAAGGTGCTGTTCCATGCCCTTGGCGACAGTCCTGAGAACGACCGGCTGATCTACGAAGAAACCGATCCAGGCTTCTTCATGAATGTCGGCGGCACACGCTCCAACGAGTGGATCATGGTCGGCATCAACGACCACGAGACCTCGGAATATCGCATCATGAGCGCCAGCGAGCCGTTCGCCGAACCGAAGCTGGTTTCGCCGCGTGAGACCGGCCTGCAATACGACCTCGAAGAAGGCGGCGATATCTTCTTCATTCTCACCAACGCCGACGGCGCCAAGGATTTCAAGATCATGACGGCGCCGGCGAGCGACCCGGTGCGCGCCAACTGGCAGGAAATGGTGCCGCACGAAGCGGGCCGGCTGATCCTTTCGGTGATCGGCTTCAAGGACCATATGGTCAGGCTTGAACGCAAGGAAGGCCTGCCGCGCATCGTCGTGCGTGACCGCAAGAGCGGCGAGGAACACCTTATCTCCTTCGACGAGGAAGCCTTCTCGCTCGGCCTGTCGGGATCCTATGAATACGACACCGAGATCATGCGCTTTTCCTACTCGTCCATGACAACTCCGGCGCAGGTCTTCGACTATAATATGCGGACCCGCGAGCGCGTGCTGCTGAAGACCCAGGAAGTTCCGTCCGGTCACGACCCGGACCATTACGTGACACGCCGGCTGATGGCGCCCGCCGCCGACGGCGAACTGGTGCCGATCTCGCTCATCCACCATCGCGACACGCCGCTCGACGGCTCAGCGCCTTGCCTGCTTTACGGCTACGGCTCCTACGGCATCACGGTCCCGGCCGCCTTCAACACCAATTTGTTTTCGCTGGTCGACCGCGGTTTCGTCTACGCGATTGCCCATATCCGCGGCGGCAAAGACAAGGGCTATGGCTGGTACGACGACGGCAAGCGGGCGCACAAGATGAACACGTTCACCGATTTCATCGCGGTCGCACACCACCTCGTCGCCGAGCGCTACACGGCCCATGACCGCATTGTCGCACAGGGCGGCTCGGCCGGTGGCATGCTGATGGGCGCGATCGCCAACATGGCGCCGGAATGCTTCGGCGGCATCGTCGCCGAGGTTCCGTTCGTCGACGTACTCACCACCATGCTCGACGCGACCTTGCCGCTGACGCCACCGGAATGGCCTGAATGGGGCAACCCCATCGCTGCGGAGGAAGACTACCGGACGATCGCCGCCTACTCGCCCTACGACAATATCGCCGCGCTTGACTATCCACCAATCCTGGCGCTTGCCGGCCTCACCGACCCGCGTGTCACCTACTGGGAGCCGGCCAAATGGGTGGCGCGGCTGCGAGACCGCAAGACCGGCGACAATCCGGTGCTGTTCAAGATCAACATGGACTCCGGTCATGCCGGCGCATCCGGCCGGTTTTCCAGGCTCGAGGAAATCGCCTTCACCTATGCGTTTGCGCTGAAGGTGGCGGGCAAGGCCGACCTTGCCACCACCACAGCGCCGCCCATCCTTTTGGACGCGCAAAGGGCGCTGTAG
- a CDS encoding SET domain-containing protein yields MLLVDVYLDKSPIQGIGVFAKNHIPRGTLVWKLDPNYDRRIPVETYERETGPIKAYLDRYSYPDRRDPNYIVFEADDARYMNHADDPNCDVSSPEETYASRDIAPGEEMTCNYNHFFEAGFDFLGDR; encoded by the coding sequence ATGTTGCTCGTCGACGTCTATCTCGACAAATCGCCCATTCAGGGCATCGGTGTCTTTGCCAAGAACCACATCCCACGCGGCACACTGGTTTGGAAGCTCGATCCCAATTACGACCGGCGCATCCCGGTCGAGACCTATGAGCGCGAAACCGGACCGATCAAAGCCTATCTCGATCGCTATTCCTATCCCGACCGGCGCGACCCGAACTACATCGTCTTCGAAGCCGACGACGCGCGCTACATGAACCATGCCGATGACCCGAATTGCGACGTCTCCTCGCCCGAGGAGACGTATGCGTCGCGCGACATCGCGCCCGGCGAGGAAATGACCTGCAACTACAATCATTTCTTCGAAGCCGGCTTCGATTTCCTCGGCGACCGCTGA
- a CDS encoding cytochrome c — MRLLKKIVGAALVLGGVGAVAGWLLSAPVRLDTETLAQLGPGDAARGKRIFYAGGCTSCHAKPGSRGDARLQLAGGLELKTPFGTFVPPNISQDAKDGIGAWSVEDLANAMLKGVSPSGEHFYPAFPYASYARMKPADIADLHAFLKTLPAVAGKAPPSSLGFPFNIRRGIGLWKRLYFSDQPVVSFPDGTPDPVMAGRYLVEGPGHCGECHTPRDFAGGTRKSEWLAGATAAEGSGIVPNITSGEGGIGDWSEADIAYFLETGFMPDFDSVGGAMVDVQRNMAELTPEDRAAISAYLKAIPPHPSGYPARKQPSS, encoded by the coding sequence ATGCGCCTGCTGAAAAAGATTGTCGGCGCCGCCCTCGTTCTAGGCGGCGTCGGCGCGGTTGCCGGGTGGCTGTTGTCGGCGCCGGTCAGGCTCGACACTGAGACCCTGGCGCAGCTCGGCCCCGGCGATGCCGCCAGGGGCAAGCGGATTTTTTATGCCGGAGGCTGCACGTCCTGTCATGCGAAACCAGGCTCGCGAGGCGATGCCCGCCTTCAACTGGCTGGCGGTCTCGAACTCAAGACACCGTTCGGCACCTTCGTGCCACCGAACATCTCGCAGGATGCCAAGGACGGTATCGGCGCCTGGTCGGTCGAAGACCTCGCCAATGCCATGCTGAAGGGCGTGTCGCCGAGCGGCGAGCACTTCTATCCGGCGTTTCCCTATGCATCCTACGCGCGCATGAAGCCGGCCGACATTGCCGATCTCCATGCCTTCCTGAAAACGCTTCCGGCGGTCGCCGGCAAGGCGCCGCCCAGTTCGCTGGGATTCCCGTTCAACATCCGTCGCGGCATCGGGCTGTGGAAACGTCTCTATTTCAGTGACCAGCCGGTGGTTTCCTTCCCCGATGGCACGCCGGATCCGGTGATGGCCGGCCGCTACCTGGTCGAAGGGCCGGGCCATTGCGGCGAATGCCACACGCCGCGTGATTTTGCTGGCGGCACCAGGAAGAGCGAATGGCTGGCCGGAGCCACTGCTGCCGAAGGCAGCGGTATCGTGCCGAACATCACCTCGGGCGAAGGCGGCATCGGCGACTGGTCGGAGGCCGACATCGCCTACTTTCTCGAAACCGGCTTCATGCCGGATTTCGATTCTGTGGGCGGCGCCATGGTCGACGTGCAGAGAAACATGGCCGAGCTGACGCCCGAGGACCGGGCGGCGATATCAGCCTATCTGAAGGCCATACCGCCGCATCCCAGCGGCTATCCGGCGCGCAAGCAACCTTCGAGCTGA
- a CDS encoding c-type cytochrome yields MRKLILAISMLAFAGSVAVADPILDRQALMKERGKIAGGLSKVVKGENPFDAAAVMTSLQALQANAEKLDIDALFPAGSDTGDTTAAPKIWQDMAGFKATHDKYLADVKAAVAAAPADVDALKAQFNTIGGDCGTCHETYRIKKD; encoded by the coding sequence ATGAGAAAGCTTATCCTCGCCATCTCGATGCTCGCCTTCGCCGGGTCAGTGGCAGTTGCCGATCCGATCCTGGACCGGCAGGCCCTGATGAAGGAACGTGGCAAGATCGCCGGCGGATTGTCGAAAGTGGTCAAGGGCGAAAACCCTTTCGATGCCGCAGCCGTGATGACGTCGTTGCAGGCGCTTCAGGCTAATGCCGAAAAACTCGATATCGACGCGCTTTTCCCGGCCGGCAGCGACACCGGCGACACCACGGCTGCTCCCAAGATCTGGCAAGACATGGCCGGTTTCAAGGCAACTCACGACAAGTATCTCGCCGACGTCAAGGCTGCGGTCGCCGCCGCCCCCGCGGACGTCGATGCCTTGAAGGCGCAGTTCAACACCATCGGCGGCGATTGCGGCACCTGCCATGAGACCTATCGGATAAAAAAGGACTGA
- a CDS encoding superoxide dismutase, translating to MAFELPALPYDYEALQPYMSKETLEYHHDKHHKAYVDNGNKLAAEAGLGDLSVEEVVKQSFGKNAGLFNNAAQHYNHIHFWKWMKKGGGGTKLPGALQKAFDSDLGGYDKFKADFIAAGTTQFGSGWAWVSVKDGKLAISKTPNGENPLVHGATPILGVDVWEHSYYIDYRNARPKYLEAFVDSLINWDHVLELYEKA from the coding sequence ATGGCTTTTGAACTGCCCGCCTTGCCCTATGACTACGAGGCCTTGCAGCCTTACATGTCGAAGGAGACGCTGGAGTATCACCACGACAAGCACCACAAGGCCTATGTCGACAACGGCAACAAGCTGGCTGCCGAAGCCGGGCTCGGCGATTTGTCGGTCGAAGAGGTTGTGAAACAGTCCTTCGGCAAGAATGCCGGGCTCTTCAACAATGCCGCCCAGCACTACAACCACATACATTTCTGGAAGTGGATGAAGAAGGGTGGCGGCGGCACCAAATTGCCGGGCGCGCTGCAAAAGGCGTTCGACAGCGACCTTGGCGGCTACGATAAGTTCAAGGCCGACTTCATCGCCGCCGGAACCACCCAGTTCGGTTCAGGCTGGGCCTGGGTGTCGGTCAAGGACGGCAAGCTTGCGATCTCGAAGACGCCGAACGGCGAGAACCCGCTCGTCCATGGCGCGACGCCGATCCTGGGCGTCGATGTCTGGGAGCACTCCTATTACATCGACTATCGCAACGCCCGGCCGAAATATCTCGAAGCCTTCGTCGACAGTCTCATCAACTGGGACCATGTCCTTGAGCTCTATGAAAAGGCGTAA
- a CDS encoding branched-chain amino acid aminotransferase, translating into MTLATAAQSATWTFVDGDWYEGNVAILGPRSHAMWLGTSVFDGARWFEGVAPDLDRHAARVNASAIALGLKPSLSAEKIVGLTWNGLKKFDGKTAVYIRPMYWAEHGGYMGVPADPASTRFCLCLYESPMISPAGFSVTVSPFRRPTIETMPTNAKAGCLYPNNGRAILEAKMRGFDNALVLDMLGNVAETGTSNIFLVKDGHVLTPAPNGTFLSGITRSRTMTLLGEYGFKTTEKTLSVRDFLEADEIFSTGNHSKVVPVTRIEDRNLQPGPVAKKARELYWDWAHSTSTG; encoded by the coding sequence ATGACACTGGCGACAGCGGCGCAATCCGCGACATGGACCTTCGTGGATGGCGACTGGTATGAAGGCAACGTCGCCATCCTGGGGCCGCGCAGCCACGCCATGTGGCTCGGCACCAGCGTGTTCGACGGCGCCCGCTGGTTCGAGGGCGTCGCCCCAGATCTCGACCGCCACGCCGCGAGGGTGAACGCTTCGGCGATCGCGCTTGGTCTCAAACCATCCTTGAGTGCCGAAAAGATCGTCGGGCTGACCTGGAACGGGCTGAAGAAGTTCGACGGCAAGACGGCGGTGTACATAAGGCCGATGTACTGGGCCGAGCATGGCGGCTATATGGGCGTACCGGCAGATCCGGCCTCGACCCGTTTCTGCCTTTGCCTCTACGAATCGCCGATGATCTCGCCGGCGGGCTTTTCGGTCACTGTCTCGCCGTTCCGGCGCCCGACCATCGAAACCATGCCGACCAACGCCAAGGCCGGCTGCCTTTATCCCAACAACGGTCGTGCCATCCTCGAAGCCAAGATGCGCGGCTTCGACAACGCGCTGGTGCTCGACATGCTGGGCAATGTCGCCGAGACCGGAACCTCGAACATTTTCCTGGTCAAGGACGGTCATGTCCTGACGCCGGCGCCGAACGGCACGTTCCTGTCCGGCATCACCCGCTCGCGGACGATGACGCTGCTTGGCGAGTATGGGTTCAAGACCACCGAGAAGACGCTGTCGGTGCGCGACTTCCTCGAAGCGGACGAGATATTCTCGACCGGAAACCATTCGAAAGTCGTGCCGGTCACCCGCATCGAGGACCGCAATCTCCAGCCCGGGCCTGTAGCCAAGAAGGCGCGCGAACTCTACTGGGATTGGGCACATTCGACTTCGACCGGCTGA
- a CDS encoding haloacid dehalogenase type II, whose protein sequence is MRYAAYVFDAYGTLFDVHAAVRRHADQIGPEGQLLSEIWRAKQLEYSWVRTLMGAYADFWQLTEQALDFALRKVPSADKGLRAKLLDAYWRLDCYPEVPAVLKALKASGAKLAILSNGSPEMLEAAVKSAALDQFLDDIYSVDVVKRFKADPSVYDMVTTGWRLYPDAVSFQSSNRWDVAGATKFGFRTVWINRSNQPEEYRDFPPALILPSLEGLLAGG, encoded by the coding sequence ATGCGTTATGCGGCTTACGTTTTCGACGCCTACGGCACGCTGTTCGATGTCCATGCCGCCGTGCGCCGTCATGCCGACCAGATCGGGCCGGAGGGCCAGCTCCTGTCGGAGATCTGGCGCGCCAAGCAGCTAGAATACTCCTGGGTCAGGACGCTGATGGGCGCCTACGCCGATTTCTGGCAACTCACTGAGCAGGCGCTCGATTTCGCCCTGCGCAAGGTTCCCTCCGCGGACAAGGGGCTCAGGGCCAAGCTGCTCGACGCCTATTGGCGGCTCGACTGCTATCCGGAGGTGCCGGCCGTGCTCAAGGCGCTCAAAGCGTCTGGCGCCAAGCTGGCGATCCTCTCCAACGGCTCGCCTGAAATGCTGGAGGCGGCGGTCAAATCGGCCGCGCTCGACCAGTTTCTGGACGACATCTATTCCGTCGATGTCGTCAAGCGCTTCAAGGCCGACCCGTCGGTCTACGACATGGTCACGACAGGCTGGCGCCTCTATCCGGATGCGGTGTCGTTTCAGTCGTCCAACCGCTGGGACGTCGCCGGCGCCACCAAATTCGGTTTCCGGACAGTCTGGATCAACCGCTCCAACCAGCCCGAGGAATATCGGGATTTTCCGCCGGCCCTGATCCTGCCCTCGCTCGAAGGCTTGCTGGCCGGAGGCTGA